The genomic DNA TACCCTCCCCTCACTGTGGGCAGTGACAAGGGACCTGGCCCCAGCCTGCTCTTTCGATCATAAAGTCCCCGTGCCAATGCCAAGGCTGGAAACGGGCTCGGGAAGCGCTGTTGTACCCTGGTCACCCGTTCTCCGCGTGGGCAAGGCTGTGACTCTTGTCAGTGACCAAACAAGTTTGCCTCccgctcccccaccccagcccaccaaCTGCCTCCATACAGGGAGACCAGGCAGCTTGGAAAACTGAAACGTATTGCCTAAGCAAGCTTGGAAATGTATTGTCTAAGCAAGAGTTCAAGTGCACAGGGTTTCCAATAAAGGCAATCCCCCTTTCCTGTGAGTCCTGGAAAGAGAGGGCTCCTAGCGGACACGGTGCACCCCCATCGCGACTCCCACAACTGGGTAAGGTCGGAAGGAGAGGGCAGAGTTGGCACGTTGACCAAAGCGCGAATAAAATGCGGGTGGGGGTCGGTCAGGAAGCCCAGGAgacaaggagggaggaaggaaaagaagagaaagggagaacagaaagaagagaggagaaagaggaaacagaagaagaaataaagtagaGAAGAAATAGGAAGTGTGGAGAGGAGGCGAGAACCAGAGATGTGGCTAAGCGCCCTCACCCGGGGCCACAGGCACCCCGGAGCCCTCTCCCAGCACCCTGGCTCCAGGAGACCCTCTGGGCTTACCTGCCAGGCGTAAGGCAGACATGCGCTGGAACTCGGGCTCCTGCAGCCACTTCCACATCCTGCGGAAGGTCTCCCTGCCAGATTTGAGTTTACTCCACGGTTTGGGGTTCCGGAGCAGGTCGGAGAGAGTCCCCTGAGACCGGCACAACACCCTCTGCGCGAAGATCGCCTGTGGGATGCTGTAGCGCTTCAGCTCGGCGGTGATGCGCTGGGCCACCTCTTTGGTGTTGATCTCCTCCAGCTGGCCTGATGTGGCCACCTGCGATCCCGAAGAGGACGAGGGTGGCCTCTCACGGCTAGGCGCCAGCACCGGCCCATGGGGCTGAGCGTGGCCCGGGTGGTGTAGGCCGTTGAGGTGAGACATCATGGCCGCGGGCGGGGTGCCCAGACCGCGGGACAGGTGTTGCTCACCGCGGGTCAGCATGGCAGTGTGGTGCGCGTCGAAGTTGGGGCTGAGCATTTTGTCGTGGCCCGGGGGCCCGTAGCTGGGCAGGCTCTGCTGCGCGTTGTGGAGGCCGCCCAGCCCGTTGCCCAGCGGCGTGGCGGCCAGCGGGGACAGGCTCTGGCTCATGCCGGGCATCTCCTTGTAGGGGCTGTAGAGGTTGTTCATGGTCGGGAGCCCTCGCTCGTCGCGCATGAGGGTGAAGCTGCCGCTGACGTTGCCCGACAGgcgctggtggtggtggtggtggtggtggtggtggtgagggtgcGGGTGCGGGTGGTGGAACTTGTCCGACACGGTGGAGATGGGCGGCAGCGGCTGGAGAGGCGTCAGCGTGGTGTAGGTGTTGCTCATGCCCATGCCGGGCGGGGACGAGTCGCAGGACATGCTCATGGCATGATGGAGCGGGATGGAGAGCTCGGGCCGGTAGTCGCCGCCGTCCAGGATCGAGGCCATGCTAGTGACCATGGCCGAGCGCgacgccgctgctgccgccgctgccgccgtgCCCAGCTCCTGGTGCGCCGttggcggcggcagcggcggcggcggcgggccccGCAGCGAGCCAGCGGCGCCGCGGCCCGCGTGGTGAGGGCTGGTGCTGGCCAGCAGCTCCTGCTCATGGCCCgggcccccgccgccgcccccgccgcccccgccgccgcccccacCGCTGCCGCCGCCGGCCGGCCCGTGCAAAGTGCCCAGACTTTCCATTGTCAGCTCCGGGTTCATGGCGCAGCCTTCTAGGTCTTTGGTGAGGCATCGATAGGCGGTGTAGGCAGCCTTCATTCAGTCCATCGGGgcccgggggcggcgggggcggcgggggtggCCGGCGGGCTGGCAAGGCGCGCGTGGCGGAGCTCTGCCGCGGGAGCAAGGGAGGGCGCGGGAGTGCGTGAGCGTGTGGAGGGGAGCGTGCGTGCGGGTGTGCGCCCCGGGCtgcgggcgggcgggcgcgcccggggtgggggtggggtggggtgggggcggacGGGGCGTGTGTGCGGGAgacgggagggggcggggaaggagggagggatcaCCGAGTCCCGCCGCTCGGGGCGGCGCGCTGCCTAGCCATGTCCGAGCCCGCTCCGGTGCCGACGTCTTCTGTTTGGGTGAGCGGGAGCTGTCCAGAAGGGCTCTGCCGCTCGCCGGGGCAGCCAACCTACCTTCCCGGACCCGGGGCGGGGCAGTGCCCGATGGGCGCCGCGAGCAGCCACTGCGTGGCCGCGACTGCCCCGGGAGGCGGGCCTCCTGCGCACAGCTGCCAATGGCTGAGGAGCGGGCGGGGCCGCGCGTTTCACGTTTGGCTGACggctctgtgctttttttttttcctcctttgccaCTGGAATCAAACgtcaaggagaggaagagagggaggggaagagagggtaGTGGGGAGAGAGGCGAGAGAGCGAGTGAGGGAGAGAAATTACGTTAAAGATGCCGCTCTGTGTCTCTCCGGAGCTGCTGCGACCTGGGCTAAAGGGCTTTGCTTCAGTTCCCGTTGCTTCACCCCAAAGCTTTTATCGAGGCAAGCCAGGAGGGAAAACTCCTGCTACGTGCTGATGTAAAAACAATCCCACGTCTCCTAACAAGCTACTTCCCAAGCGTCCCTAGCTGGGAGCCAGTAGTTTAGCCTTTAAAAATGCGGGCGCTAATGTATTCTAATATAGGGTAAATTCCCGAGACTGGGGAGTGCGGAATCTACGGGGCGAAGGAACTCAAGCGCCCTCGCTGCCTGCTAGCTGCGGCCGGCGGACGCAAGCCCACCCGCGGCGCGGGCCGCAGTAATGCCTGCAAAGTTAACACAATAACATCATTTAATTACCCGGCGAGCCCATAAATCTCTCAGTTATGAGCCTTCAGAAGGGCCCCTGCTAGattgcaaaacaaaactagaacACCAGGAGCTACGGTTTCAAGGTGACCAAATGCTTGCTGCGCGAGCGAGTTGGAAAGGAGtggtgggagggggcgggggctggagggGGGTAGTGTACAGCAGGGTTGTTGCCGATGCCTTAGTTAGCAAACTTCTCCTGGGGGTAGGGAGTATGTAAACGTCCGAGACGTTACTCGCGGATCTtccccctaacacacacacacacacacacacacacacacacacacacacacacgtctctcGAATCCCGGGAGAGGAACGCCCTGGGTTACGGCTGTGGATAGATGACATGGAGCCCATATCTGTATATTCAAACCTTGTTTCTGAAAAGACCAGAGCCCTGGTGAGTTCTAGAACGCTCGCAAGCCGCAGCTTTGAAAAGTGTACCTTCATCTACCCAGGATTGCCGTTGTTTAGTAACCCCTGGTCGGCGACTGGGAGTGGAGCGGGGTTGTAGAGAGAAGGTGGAGATTTCTGCGGCCCGGGTTGGGGTGGAGGGGGTAGTTGAAGGCAGAGAGCCACTCGGCATTGAAAACCTTACAAGAAACAGATTCTTCCGAAGCAGGTTGCGTTCTGTTTGCCTGCGAAGATTCAAGCTAGCTGAGGTTGCGCAGATGTTGCCTTTGTTTAAAGAGACAGTA from Pseudorca crassidens isolate mPseCra1 chromosome 12, mPseCra1.hap1, whole genome shotgun sequence includes the following:
- the ONECUT2 gene encoding one cut domain family member 2 — encoded protein: MKAAYTAYRCLTKDLEGCAMNPELTMESLGTLHGPAGGGSGGGGGGGGGGGGGGPGHEQELLASTSPHHAGRGAAGSLRGPPPPPLPPPTAHQELGTAAAAAAAASRSAMVTSMASILDGGDYRPELSIPLHHAMSMSCDSSPPGMGMSNTYTTLTPLQPLPPISTVSDKFHHPHPHPHHHHHHHHHHQRLSGNVSGSFTLMRDERGLPTMNNLYSPYKEMPGMSQSLSPLAATPLGNGLGGLHNAQQSLPSYGPPGHDKMLSPNFDAHHTAMLTRGEQHLSRGLGTPPAAMMSHLNGLHHPGHAQPHGPVLAPSRERPPSSSSGSQVATSGQLEEINTKEVAQRITAELKRYSIPQAIFAQRVLCRSQGTLSDLLRNPKPWSKLKSGRETFRRMWKWLQEPEFQRMSALRLAACKRKEQEPNKDRNNSQKKSRLVFTDLQRRTLFAIFKENKRPSKEMQITISQQLGLELTTVSNFFMNARRRSLEKWQDDLSTGGPSSASGTCTKA